A genomic window from Acinetobacter chinensis includes:
- the rapZ gene encoding RNase adapter RapZ has product MKRILIVTGQSGSGKSSALQVLEDLGYYCIDNLPLALLPEIVAKLDHENNLEQLALGVDVRSTREDLQEFDHVFEQLQKHGSVDIVYLTTQDQELIARFSASRRPHPLSSRFKSLNQCIQEEKTLLLPIQLRSTVHIDTTDKSVHDLKDTLLSRLGQSDRLIVILQSFGYKHGIPLDADYVFDVRHLPNPHWDLELRKFSGLDEPVRKFLEDSAQTNEMFEDIYHFLDKWLPAFAEGHRHYMTVSIGCTGGQHRSVYIVDRLKKALEAKWSVQVLHREMKHWS; this is encoded by the coding sequence ATGAAGCGCATATTAATTGTTACAGGACAGTCAGGCTCAGGGAAGTCGTCTGCATTGCAGGTACTGGAAGATCTTGGATATTACTGTATTGATAATCTGCCCCTGGCATTGCTGCCTGAAATTGTGGCGAAACTCGATCATGAAAATAATCTTGAACAGTTGGCTTTAGGGGTTGATGTCCGAAGTACCCGTGAAGATCTTCAGGAATTTGACCATGTTTTTGAACAGTTACAGAAACATGGTTCAGTTGATATTGTCTATCTGACCACTCAGGATCAGGAACTGATTGCAAGGTTCAGTGCATCACGTCGTCCACATCCATTATCAAGCCGTTTTAAAAGTCTGAATCAGTGTATTCAGGAAGAAAAAACGCTGCTTCTGCCGATACAGCTTCGTTCGACAGTGCATATTGATACCACAGATAAAAGTGTGCATGACTTAAAAGATACTTTGCTTTCAAGGTTGGGTCAGTCTGATCGGCTGATTGTGATTTTGCAGTCATTTGGTTATAAACACGGCATTCCACTGGATGCAGATTATGTTTTTGATGTCCGTCATCTGCCTAATCCGCACTGGGATCTGGAACTGAGGAAATTTTCTGGACTGGATGAACCGGTCAGGAAATTCCTTGAAGACAGTGCACAGACCAATGAAATGTTTGAAGATATTTATCACTTTCTGGATAAATGGCTGCCTGCCTTTGCAGAAGGGCATCGTCATTATATGACGGTATCCATTGGGTGTACGGGTGGACAGCATCGTTCTGTTTATATTGTAGATAGACTAAAAAAGGCTCTTGAGGCAAAATGGTCTGTTCAGGTTTTACATAGAGAAATGAAGCACTGGTCATGA
- the panC gene encoding pantoate--beta-alanine ligase encodes MKTETTIQGLSASLSPARAAKKLIGFVPTMGNLHEGHLNLVREARKLCDVVVVSIFVNPIQFGPNEDFDNYPRTLDQDSKLLAEVGCDIVFAPSVEQMYGKKPRLTNISVGEITNDLCGLQRPGHFDGVAVVVTKLFNIVQPNYAFFGQKDYQQLAVIRQFVQDLNIPLEVIGVPIARAADGLALSSRNGYLSEEQRQTAPVIFQTLKQAEQQLQQKTSLDEVLVNIKAALTQAGLVVDYVEARTPELQKTSEFNQDLVLFVAAKLGKTRLIDNLQVKFTA; translated from the coding sequence ATGAAAACAGAAACTACCATTCAGGGGCTGAGTGCATCACTGAGTCCTGCCCGTGCTGCTAAAAAGCTGATCGGTTTTGTACCGACCATGGGTAACCTGCATGAAGGGCACCTGAATCTGGTTCGTGAAGCACGTAAACTGTGTGATGTGGTTGTTGTCAGTATTTTTGTCAATCCGATTCAGTTTGGACCAAATGAAGATTTTGATAATTATCCACGTACCCTGGATCAGGACAGTAAACTGCTGGCTGAAGTGGGCTGTGATATTGTTTTTGCTCCTTCGGTTGAACAGATGTATGGCAAAAAACCTCGTCTGACCAATATCAGCGTAGGTGAAATCACCAATGATCTGTGTGGTTTACAGCGTCCAGGTCACTTTGATGGTGTTGCTGTGGTCGTGACCAAGCTGTTTAACATCGTACAGCCGAATTATGCATTTTTTGGTCAGAAAGATTATCAGCAGCTGGCTGTGATCCGTCAGTTTGTTCAGGATCTGAATATTCCACTGGAAGTGATTGGTGTACCGATTGCCCGTGCCGCAGATGGACTTGCTCTCAGTTCACGCAATGGTTATCTGAGTGAAGAGCAGCGTCAGACGGCGCCTGTGATTTTCCAGACCTTAAAACAGGCAGAGCAACAGTTACAGCAGAAGACTTCGCTGGATGAAGTGTTAGTAAATATTAAAGCAGCATTGACACAGGCAGGTCTGGTTGTGGACTATGTGGAAGCACGAACTCCTGAACTTCAGAAAACTTCTGAATTTAATCAGGATCTTGTATTGTTCGTTGCAGCAAAACTGGGCAAAACCCGCCTGATTGATAATCTGCAGGTAAAATTTACCGCATAA
- the panB gene encoding 3-methyl-2-oxobutanoate hydroxymethyltransferase, translating to MISLSDLKKFKADGRKFSCLTCYDASMAKAMEIAEIDTILIGDSLGMCIQGRDSTLPVTVDDMVYHTAAVRRGNQHAFILTDLPFMSYATLNDALISAKAVMQSGAQMVKIEGGEWLSETVQVLTRNGIPVCVHLGLTPQSVHVFGGYKLQARTREAADRLIADCKAVVEAGAAVLLLECVPAQLGKEITELFPEIPVIGIGAGVETDGQVLVVQDMLGLTFGRVAKFVRNFMKEQAGETAIVDAFKAFHVAVQDGSFPAPEHTFQVEL from the coding sequence ATGATCAGTTTAAGCGATCTAAAAAAATTCAAGGCGGATGGAAGAAAGTTTTCCTGTTTGACCTGCTACGATGCAAGCATGGCAAAAGCAATGGAAATTGCTGAAATTGATACGATTCTGATTGGTGACTCGCTGGGAATGTGTATCCAGGGGCGTGATTCGACACTGCCTGTCACTGTTGATGATATGGTCTACCACACGGCTGCGGTGCGCCGTGGCAATCAGCATGCATTTATTCTGACTGATTTACCGTTTATGAGTTATGCAACTCTGAATGATGCACTGATCAGCGCTAAAGCTGTGATGCAGTCAGGTGCGCAGATGGTCAAAATTGAAGGCGGTGAATGGCTGAGTGAAACTGTGCAGGTTCTGACCCGTAACGGTATACCGGTCTGTGTCCATCTTGGACTAACACCACAGTCAGTACACGTATTTGGTGGCTACAAACTCCAGGCACGTACCCGTGAAGCAGCGGACAGACTGATTGCAGACTGTAAAGCTGTTGTAGAGGCAGGTGCTGCCGTTTTACTGCTCGAATGTGTTCCTGCACAGCTGGGTAAGGAAATTACCGAACTGTTTCCTGAAATCCCTGTCATCGGTATTGGTGCAGGTGTGGAAACAGATGGTCAGGTGCTCGTGGTACAGGACATGCTGGGACTGACTTTTGGTCGTGTTGCAAAATTTGTCCGTAATTTTATGAAGGAACAGGCAGGGGAAACTGCAATTGTAGATGCTTTTAAAGCATTTCATGTTGCGGTTCAGGATGGTTCTTTCCCCGCGCCAGAACATACTTTTCAGGTTGAGCTGTAA